In a genomic window of Flavobacterium sp. KACC 22761:
- a CDS encoding ion transporter, giving the protein MKKTKSQYEIFREKVKIVLYGTNTILGRMFDLVLLGLILLSVLLIMLDTVEGVSSKYHQQLLICEWIITVFFTIEYILRIISIQKPVKYIFSFYGIIDLLAVLPMYLSIFFPGASILSIVRALRFLRLFKILHIPQINHQSLQLKEAIEASKEKILVFIYFVLISTVIIGTVMYLVEGRVSGFTSIPMGIYWTIVTLTTVGYGDISPQTPLGQFIAAFVMILGYGIIAVPTGIVTAEFAKSSLRNNSVSGKKTCRKCQSQAHFDNAKYCYECGTELPNN; this is encoded by the coding sequence ATGAAAAAGACAAAATCACAATACGAAATCTTTAGAGAAAAAGTCAAAATCGTTCTTTATGGTACCAATACCATTTTAGGCAGGATGTTCGATTTAGTATTGCTGGGCCTAATTTTATTGAGCGTTCTTTTGATCATGCTTGATACGGTTGAAGGAGTCAGTTCTAAGTATCATCAACAATTGCTGATCTGCGAATGGATAATCACAGTGTTTTTCACTATCGAATACATTCTAAGAATTATCTCAATTCAAAAACCCGTCAAATACATTTTCAGCTTTTACGGAATCATCGATTTACTGGCCGTTTTACCCATGTATTTATCGATCTTTTTTCCAGGAGCGAGCATTTTGTCAATCGTAAGAGCATTGCGTTTTCTTCGATTATTCAAAATTTTGCATATTCCGCAAATCAACCATCAATCCCTGCAATTAAAAGAAGCTATAGAAGCCAGCAAAGAAAAAATTCTGGTATTTATTTATTTTGTTCTAATTAGTACCGTAATAATCGGGACAGTAATGTATCTAGTGGAAGGTAGAGTATCAGGATTCACAAGCATTCCGATGGGGATTTATTGGACAATAGTAACTTTAACAACTGTTGGTTACGGTGATATTTCGCCACAAACCCCACTTGGGCAATTTATTGCCGCTTTTGTAATGATTTTAGGTTACGGAATCATCGCTGTTCCAACCGGAATTGTAACAGCCGAATTTGCTAAAAGCAGTTTGAGAAACAACTCTGTAAGCGGTAAAAAAACATGCCGAAAATGTCAGTCACAAGCCCATTTTGACAACGCAAAATATTGTTACGAATGCGGAACCGAACTGCCAAATAATTAA
- a CDS encoding exonuclease domain-containing protein — translation MYAILDIETTGGQFNEEGITEIAIYKFDGHEVVDQFISLVNPEIPIQPFVVKLTGINNAMLQSAPKFYEVAKRIIEITSDCVIVAHNASFDYRILRTEFRRLGYDFEAKTLCTVELAKKLIPEQPSYSLGKLVRALGIPMADRHRASGDAMATTKLFKMLLEKDIEKTIVKDFIKLEIEKGIAPKFLDLLSQMPTKTGVYYIYNESGTLIYIGKSQNIKKRINQHFTGVTTKSKKIQAEVFTITYDETGSELIALLKESEEIKVNRPRYNRAQRKTIFQYALYAEKDANGYLNLKLEKADGRKKEITSYASLQEGKNALFRYTSKYHLCQKLTGLYITKKECFQYKIKECDGACIGEITPEVYNLRVHQFISENSFENKSMILIDRGRNVNERSAILIENGIYKGYAYYDLNYQISNIEILKNILIPMQHNRDVKNIIQSYLRKSKSIKILHF, via the coding sequence TTGTACGCGATATTAGACATAGAAACCACTGGAGGACAATTTAATGAAGAAGGAATTACTGAAATCGCCATCTACAAATTTGACGGGCATGAAGTAGTTGATCAATTCATAAGTCTTGTAAATCCTGAAATTCCGATTCAGCCTTTTGTAGTAAAACTGACCGGAATCAATAACGCTATGCTGCAGTCTGCGCCAAAGTTCTATGAAGTTGCCAAACGAATTATTGAAATCACTTCAGACTGTGTGATCGTTGCTCACAACGCTTCTTTTGATTACAGAATCCTTCGAACAGAATTTCGTCGTTTAGGCTATGATTTTGAAGCCAAAACACTTTGCACAGTAGAATTAGCTAAAAAATTAATTCCAGAACAACCTTCATATAGTCTAGGAAAATTGGTGCGCGCGCTCGGAATTCCAATGGCAGACAGACATCGCGCCAGCGGAGATGCAATGGCAACGACCAAGTTGTTCAAAATGCTTCTAGAAAAAGACATAGAAAAAACAATCGTCAAAGATTTTATAAAATTAGAAATAGAAAAAGGAATTGCGCCAAAATTTCTCGATCTTTTAAGCCAAATGCCAACTAAAACTGGTGTTTACTACATCTATAACGAAAGTGGCACTTTGATTTATATTGGCAAAAGCCAAAATATTAAAAAGAGAATCAATCAACATTTCACGGGAGTAACAACCAAAAGTAAAAAAATTCAAGCCGAAGTTTTCACCATTACCTATGACGAAACCGGAAGCGAATTAATTGCTCTTTTAAAAGAAAGCGAAGAAATAAAAGTAAACAGACCGAGATACAACCGTGCACAACGAAAAACAATTTTTCAATATGCACTTTATGCTGAAAAAGATGCAAACGGGTATCTTAACCTAAAACTTGAAAAAGCAGATGGACGAAAAAAGGAAATTACATCTTATGCTAGTTTGCAGGAAGGCAAAAATGCACTTTTTAGATATACCTCAAAATATCATTTATGTCAAAAATTAACAGGTTTGTACATCACTAAAAAGGAATGTTTTCAATACAAAATCAAAGAATGTGATGGCGCGTGCATTGGCGAAATTACACCCGAAGTTTACAATTTAAGAGTACATCAATTTATTTCAGAAAACAGTTTCGAGAACAAAAGCATGATTTTAATTGACCGCGGGAGAAATGTAAATGAAAGAAGTGCTATTTTGATCGAAAACGGAATCTACAAAGGATACGCTTATTACGATCTTAATTATCAAATTTCTAACATCGAAATTTTAAAAAACATATTGATTCCAATGCAACACAATCGTGATGTAAAAAATATAATTCAAAGTTATCTTCGCAAAAGTAAATCAATAAAAATCTTACATTTTTAA
- a CDS encoding YggS family pyridoxal phosphate-dependent enzyme: MSIASNLNTIKSTLPEHVTLVAVSKTKPVSDLMQAYEAGQRIFGENKIQEMTEKWEQMPKDIQWHMIGHVQSNKVKFMAPYVTLIHGVDSLKLLQEINKQALKNNRTIDCLLQIYIAEEESKFGLDENELNELLTSSEFKELKNIRILGLMGMATFTEDQNQIKKEFTHLKNIFDSIKDLQTENCNLNTISMGMSGDYQLAIECGSTMVRIGSSIFGGR; the protein is encoded by the coding sequence ATGTCAATAGCCTCAAACTTAAATACAATCAAATCAACTTTACCTGAACACGTAACTCTAGTTGCCGTTTCAAAAACCAAACCTGTATCCGATTTGATGCAGGCTTATGAAGCTGGCCAACGCATTTTTGGAGAAAACAAAATTCAGGAAATGACGGAGAAATGGGAACAAATGCCAAAAGATATCCAATGGCATATGATTGGTCACGTTCAGTCGAATAAAGTCAAATTTATGGCGCCGTATGTCACTTTGATTCACGGCGTTGACAGTTTGAAATTATTGCAAGAAATCAATAAACAAGCTTTAAAAAATAATAGAACAATAGATTGTCTTCTTCAGATTTATATTGCTGAAGAAGAATCTAAATTTGGTTTAGACGAAAATGAATTAAATGAACTTTTAACTTCTTCGGAGTTTAAAGAGTTGAAAAATATTCGTATATTAGGTTTAATGGGAATGGCAACCTTCACCGAAGACCAAAACCAGATTAAAAAAGAATTTACCCATTTAAAAAACATTTTTGATTCGATAAAAGATCTGCAAACAGAAAACTGCAATCTGAACACGATATCAATGGGAATGTCTGGAGATTATCAATTGGCAATAGAATGCGGAAGCACAATGGTAAGAATTGGAAGCAGCATTTTTGGAGGAAGATAA
- a CDS encoding 3-hydroxybutyryl-CoA dehydrogenase: protein MKTIAVIGAGTMGNGIAHTFAQSGFTVKLIDVSEKSLDKGMATIAANLDRMLSKGTITQEDVAKTITNIITYTDIKDGVVGVDLVVEAATENVELKLNIFKQLNEYCSHNTILATNTSSISITQIGAVVAHPERVIGMHFMNPVPIMKLVEIIRGYNTSDEVTKIIMNLSEKLGKVPVEVNDYPGFVANRILMPMLNEAIETLYNGVAGVYEIDTVMKLGMGHPMGPLQLADFIGLDVCLAILNVMYDGFKNPKYAPCPLLVNMVRAGKLGVKSGEGFYDYSESKKAEKISKQFI, encoded by the coding sequence ATGAAAACAATAGCTGTAATTGGAGCAGGAACAATGGGTAACGGAATTGCTCATACTTTTGCACAAAGCGGATTTACCGTAAAATTAATTGATGTTTCTGAAAAATCATTAGATAAAGGAATGGCAACAATTGCTGCCAACTTAGATAGAATGTTATCTAAAGGAACCATCACGCAAGAAGACGTTGCTAAAACCATCACCAATATTATTACTTATACTGATATTAAAGATGGAGTTGTTGGCGTTGATTTAGTTGTTGAAGCTGCAACAGAGAATGTTGAATTAAAACTGAACATCTTCAAACAATTAAACGAATATTGTTCTCATAACACGATTCTAGCAACCAATACTTCTTCAATTTCGATTACTCAAATTGGAGCTGTTGTGGCACATCCTGAACGTGTTATTGGTATGCACTTTATGAATCCGGTGCCGATTATGAAATTGGTTGAAATAATCCGCGGATACAACACAAGCGATGAAGTAACTAAAATCATCATGAATTTATCTGAAAAATTGGGTAAAGTTCCTGTAGAAGTAAATGATTATCCAGGTTTTGTGGCAAACAGAATTTTAATGCCAATGTTAAACGAAGCAATTGAAACCTTATACAATGGTGTTGCTGGAGTTTACGAAATTGACACGGTAATGAAATTAGGAATGGGACATCCAATGGGACCATTACAATTAGCTGATTTCATTGGTCTTGACGTTTGTCTTGCCATTTTAAACGTAATGTACGACGGATTCAAAAATCCTAAATATGCCCCTTGCCCATTATTAGTAAATATGGTTAGAGCTGGAAAATTGGGAGTAAAATCTGGTGAAGGTTTTTATGATTATAGCGAAAGCAAAAAGGCAGAGAAAATCTCGAAACAGTTTATTTAG
- a CDS encoding Gfo/Idh/MocA family oxidoreductase: MLKVGVLGAGHLGKIHLRLLQQSDKYELVGFYDENQENAERISKEFGYKNFSTIAKLIHAVDVIDIVTPTLSHYKCAKVAIKSGKHIFIEKPIANTVEEAEEIIALAKEYNVKGQVGHVERFNPAFIATKNMIENPMFIETHRLAEFNPRGTDVPVVLDLMIHDIDAILSVVKSKVKDIHASGVSVISDTPDIANARIEFENGCVANLTASRISMKNMRKSRFFQKDAYISVDFLEKKCEVVRMKDAPEVPGDFDMILQNAEGVKKQIYFTNPDVEHNNAILDELNSFADAINNNTTPVVTLEQATDALRVAYQIIDCFNK; this comes from the coding sequence ATGTTAAAAGTAGGAGTTTTAGGTGCTGGTCATCTTGGTAAAATACATTTACGCTTATTACAACAATCTGACAAATACGAATTAGTTGGATTTTACGACGAAAATCAAGAAAATGCCGAAAGAATCTCAAAAGAGTTTGGCTATAAAAACTTCAGCACAATTGCAAAACTCATTCACGCTGTCGACGTGATTGATATTGTTACTCCAACACTTTCACACTATAAATGTGCTAAAGTTGCAATCAAATCTGGAAAACATATTTTTATTGAAAAACCAATTGCCAACACTGTAGAAGAAGCTGAAGAAATCATTGCTTTGGCCAAAGAATACAATGTAAAAGGGCAAGTTGGCCATGTAGAGCGCTTTAATCCTGCGTTTATTGCTACAAAAAACATGATCGAGAACCCGATGTTTATCGAAACACATCGTTTGGCAGAATTTAATCCGCGTGGTACAGATGTGCCTGTAGTTTTAGATTTGATGATTCATGATATTGACGCTATTTTGAGCGTTGTGAAATCAAAAGTAAAAGATATTCACGCTAGCGGTGTATCTGTAATTAGTGATACTCCTGATATTGCCAATGCCAGAATTGAATTTGAAAATGGCTGTGTTGCCAATTTAACGGCAAGCAGAATTTCGATGAAAAACATGCGTAAATCACGTTTCTTTCAAAAAGACGCTTATATTTCTGTTGACTTTTTGGAGAAAAAATGCGAAGTGGTTCGTATGAAAGACGCACCAGAAGTTCCTGGAGATTTTGATATGATTCTTCAAAATGCTGAAGGCGTAAAAAAACAAATCTATTTCACCAATCCTGATGTAGAGCACAATAATGCAATTTTGGATGAATTAAATTCGTTTGCAGACGCTATTAATAACAACACAACTCCAGTTGTAACACTTGAGCAGGCAACAGACGCATTACGCGTGGCTTATCAAATTATTGATTGTTTCAATAAATAG
- a CDS encoding protein-L-isoaspartate(D-aspartate) O-methyltransferase: MKDTAKHQGLRNQLVSTLEQKGITDRAVLDAIKKIPRHLFLNSSFEDFAYQDKAFPIGAGQTISQPYTVAFQSQLLEVKKDHKVLEIGTGSGYQTAVLFMLGAKVYTVERQSELFKTTSNLFPKLNIRPKHVTFGDGYKGLPNFAPFDSIIVTAGAPFIPQPLMAQLKIGGRLVIPLGEDVQIMTLLIRKNETQFEKHEFGEFRFVPLLEDKN; encoded by the coding sequence TTGAAAGACACTGCCAAACATCAAGGACTTCGTAATCAATTAGTAAGCACTTTAGAACAAAAAGGAATTACTGACAGAGCAGTTTTGGATGCGATAAAAAAAATCCCGAGACACCTTTTTTTGAATTCAAGTTTTGAAGATTTCGCTTATCAAGACAAAGCATTTCCGATTGGTGCAGGACAAACCATTTCGCAACCTTATACAGTAGCTTTTCAGTCGCAATTGCTTGAAGTTAAAAAGGATCATAAAGTTTTAGAAATAGGAACAGGTTCTGGTTACCAGACAGCTGTTTTGTTTATGCTTGGCGCTAAAGTATATACAGTTGAAAGACAAAGTGAATTATTTAAAACAACATCTAATTTATTTCCAAAATTAAACATTCGCCCAAAACACGTTACTTTTGGAGACGGCTATAAAGGATTGCCAAATTTTGCACCTTTTGACAGTATCATAGTTACAGCAGGTGCGCCTTTTATTCCGCAGCCATTAATGGCACAATTAAAAATAGGAGGAAGGTTGGTAATTCCGTTAGGAGAAGATGTTCAAATTATGACTTTATTGATAAGAAAGAACGAAACGCAATTTGAAAAACATGAGTTTGGAGAATTTCGATTTGTTCCTTTGCTAGAAGATAAAAATTAA
- a CDS encoding Fic family protein, whose product MKSLLKNAREQKGLKTRELAQLSGIDQALISKFESGTRKPTKDQVIKLSQLLEIDYETLMIAWLKEKILYEIGDDDLALKALKVAEDEIKYNKTVSNLKLSTSLEKILKEIDILKEKLDSYRQNDSFKVKQALELEYTFESNRIEGNTMTLRETDMVINEGLTISGKSMREHLEAINHQEAIGFIKELMSKNNSLNERDLLSIHNLILRGIIPEDAGRYRKVQIMIQESTHMPPQPLMVPQEMEKYFTWYEINKNKLHPIILAAEMHERLVTIHPFIDGNGRTSRLIMNLILMQRGYPIANIKGDYETRMQYYQSLETAQTKKDKEDFFLFIAQKEKESLERYISILTQ is encoded by the coding sequence ATGAAATCGCTTTTAAAAAATGCCCGAGAACAAAAAGGTTTAAAAACACGTGAACTAGCGCAACTTTCGGGAATTGATCAAGCCTTAATTAGCAAATTTGAATCTGGAACGAGAAAACCAACCAAAGATCAAGTTATTAAGCTGTCTCAACTTTTAGAAATTGATTACGAAACCTTAATGATTGCATGGCTTAAAGAGAAGATTCTTTATGAAATTGGCGATGATGATCTTGCTCTAAAAGCATTAAAAGTTGCCGAAGACGAAATCAAATACAACAAAACGGTTTCAAATCTTAAGCTATCTACTTCTTTAGAGAAAATCCTAAAAGAAATTGATATTTTAAAAGAAAAACTAGATTCTTATCGCCAGAATGATAGCTTTAAAGTAAAACAAGCACTAGAACTAGAATACACTTTTGAAAGCAACAGAATCGAAGGAAACACCATGACACTTCGTGAAACTGATATGGTTATCAATGAAGGCTTAACAATTTCTGGAAAAAGCATGCGCGAACATCTTGAAGCCATTAATCATCAGGAAGCTATTGGTTTCATAAAAGAATTAATGAGTAAAAATAATTCGTTAAACGAGCGAGACCTATTATCTATTCATAATTTAATTCTTCGTGGAATAATTCCAGAAGATGCTGGACGCTACAGAAAAGTTCAAATTATGATACAGGAAAGCACACATATGCCTCCACAGCCGTTGATGGTTCCACAAGAAATGGAAAAATATTTCACTTGGTATGAAATCAATAAAAACAAGTTGCACCCAATTATTTTAGCAGCCGAAATGCATGAAAGATTAGTTACAATTCACCCTTTTATTGATGGAAACGGAAGAACTTCAAGATTGATAATGAATTTAATTCTGATGCAAAGAGGTTATCCTATTGCTAATATTAAAGGTGATTACGAAACTCGAATGCAATATTACCAGTCTTTAGAAACTGCTCAAACCAAAAAAGATAAAGAAGATTTTTTTCTGTTTATCGCTCAAAAAGAAAAAGAAAGTCTGGAAAGATATATTTCAATTCTTACGCAATAA
- the smpB gene encoding SsrA-binding protein SmpB has protein sequence MIKSVNILNKRARFDYEIIDTYTAGIVLAGTEIKSIRLGKANITESFCEFSGMELFAINTYIEEYSFGNQFNHKSRSERKLLLNKKELKTLHKSVQAKGLTIVPLKLFTNEKGLAKLQIGLCKGKKNYDKRESLKEQDTKRDLDRIKKAYN, from the coding sequence ATGATAAAATCAGTTAACATACTAAACAAAAGAGCCCGATTTGATTATGAAATAATCGATACATATACTGCCGGAATTGTTTTGGCAGGTACTGAAATCAAATCAATACGCTTAGGAAAAGCAAATATTACAGAGAGTTTTTGCGAATTCAGTGGCATGGAACTTTTTGCCATCAATACTTATATCGAAGAATATTCTTTTGGTAATCAGTTCAATCACAAATCAAGAAGTGAACGAAAATTACTTCTAAATAAAAAAGAACTAAAAACGCTTCATAAAAGTGTTCAAGCAAAGGGACTTACAATTGTTCCGTTGAAATTATTTACAAACGAAAAAGGATTAGCAAAACTGCAAATCGGTCTTTGTAAAGGAAAGAAAAATTACGACAAACGTGAATCTCTAAAAGAACAAGACACAAAACGCGATTTAGACAGAATCAAAAAAGCATACAACTAA
- a CDS encoding VF530 family protein, which yields MENKSNDPLHGITLQKIVETLVDYYGFDTLGELIPIKCFNSNPSVKSSLTFLRKTDWARKKVEDLYIKTLPKLS from the coding sequence ATGGAAAACAAATCAAATGATCCTTTACACGGAATTACACTTCAAAAAATTGTCGAAACTTTAGTCGATTATTATGGTTTTGATACTTTAGGCGAATTAATTCCAATAAAATGTTTTAATTCAAATCCGAGTGTAAAATCATCACTTACTTTTTTAAGAAAAACAGATTGGGCTCGTAAAAAAGTTGAAGATCTTTATATTAAAACACTTCCTAAATTAAGCTGA